DNA from Mesorhizobium sp. B2-1-1:
GGCGCCTTGAGCCAAGTCAGCCCACGGGCGTCAATCGAGGAAAAAATCATGGCCAAATCCGCACACCGTTCAGTTCCCAAATCGGCGCCTATGCACGATCAGAATGCCGCGCGCGGAAATGGCGGCGAATTGCACCAGATCGCGGAAGCCGACACGCCTGTTCTCACGACTGCCCTGGGGACGCCTGTCTCCGACGACCAGAACACATTGCGGATTGGCGAGCGCGGACCGTCTCTGATCGAGGACTCCCACTTTCGCGACAAGATCTTCCACTTCGATCACGAACGCATCCCGGAAAGGGTGGTGCATGCCCGTGGTTACGGCGCTCATGGCTATTTCGAGACTTATGAATCGCTGGCCAAATACACGCGTGCCGACATTTTCCAGCGCGCCGGCGAAAAGACGCCTGCCTTCGTGCGGTTCTCGACGGTTGCCGGCAACAAGGGCTCGTTCGACCTCGCCCGAGACGTGCGCGGCTTTGCCGTCAAGCTCTACACCAAAGAAGGCAATTGGGACCTCGTCGGCAACAATATTCCCGTGTTCTTCATCCAGGACGCCATCAAATTTCCGGACCTCATCCATGCTGCCAAGCAGGAGCCAGACCGGGCTTTCCCGCAGGCCCAGACCGCACATGACAATTTCTGGGATTTCATCAGCCTGATGCCGGAATCGATGCACATGGTCATGTGGATCATGTCGGATCGAGCGATACCGCGCTCCTTCCGTTTCATGCAAGGCTTTGGCGTCCATACGTTCCGCCTCGTCAATGCCGACGACGAATCCACATTCGTCAAATTCATCTGGAAGCCGAAACTCGGCATGCAGTCGGTGATCTGGAACGAAGCGGTCAAGATCAATGGCGCCGATCCCGACTTCCACCGCCGCGACCTGTGGGAAGCGATCCAGTCAGGAAACTTCCCGGAATGGGAGCTGACGGTGCAATTGTTCGACCAGGATTTTGCCGACAGCTTCGACTTCGACATCTTGGACGCCACGAAGATCATACCTGAAGAGATCATCGAGCCAATCCCGGTCGGGCGGCTGGTGCTCGACCGCATGCCGGAGAATTTCTTCGCCGAGACCGAGCAGGTTGCATTCATGACCCAGAACGTGCCGCCCGGGATCGACTTCTCCAACGACCCGCTTCTGCAGGGCCGCAACTTCTCCTATCTCGACACCCAGTTGAAGCGGCTGGGCAGCCCGAACTTCACCCATATTCCGATCAACGCTCCGAAATGCCCCTTCGCACATTTTCAGCAGGACGGGCACATGGCCATGCACAACCCGGTCGGCCGCGCCAACTATGAGCCGAATTCGTGGGGCTCGGGTCCCCGCGAGGATCCGCAACGCGGCTTCCGCTCTTTCGCCGACGCCGAAGAGGGGCAGAAGGTGCGTCTGCGGGCGGAGAGCTTCGCCGACCACTACAGCCAGGCGCGGCAATTCTTCAACAGCCAGACAGCGCCGGAGCAACGCCATATCGCCATGGCGCTGACATTCGAATTGAGCAAGGTGCAGGCACCGGCGATCCGCGAACGCATGGTGGCGCATCTGCTGAACATAGACGAAACGCTGGCGACTCAAGTCGCCGACAAGCTTGGCATTCGGAACATGCCCGACCCCGCCGAGACCGCCATCCCGCCGCGCGACGACCTGCCGCCGTCTCCGGCTCTCAGTATCATCGAGAACGGCCCCGACAGTTTCAAAGGCCGCAAGGTCGGCGTCTTGCTGAGCGACGGGGCCGACACGGCCCTTTTCGAACAACTTCGCTCGGCCATCGAAACGGAAGGCGCGGTCATGGAGGTGATAGCGCCCAAGGTGGGCGGCGTCGAGGCCGCAGACGGCACCCACATCGAAGCCAGACACATGATCGACGGCGGTCCGTCGGTCCTGTTCGACGCCGTGGTACTGCTCCTGTCCGAGCCGGGCGCCGAGTTGTTGGTCAAGGAGGCAGCCGCGAAGGACTTCGTGTCGGATGCCTTTGCGCATTGCAAATTCATCGGCTTCACACCGGGAGCCGCGCCTCTCCTGGCCAAGGCAGGCGTCGCAGCCGATGCCGATGAGGGATTGATGCGGCTGGACTCCGCAGCCTCCGCCAACACATTCGTGCAGGCTTGCCGCAAGCTGCGGCTGTGGGCCCGGGAAGCGGCCGTCAAGCTGTGACGCTATCGACCGGCACGGATTCCCGTCCGTGAGCGGCGGTTCGGCCAGCGGGATTCCAGTCGGTGCGGGCTAGGGGCGGTCTTGCTCCTTGGCCTCCCGCTGTTTTCTCAGCACTTCGTCGGTTCCGACCAGCTTCTTGGCTCCGCCTGGAATGGAGGTGGACACCACCGCTGGCGGGTCGCTTGCGGGAAAGGAATCTTCCAGACCGGCCTGCAGCTGATCCTCCAGCGTTTGCGGCTCTTCCGAGCGGCCGGGGGTTCTGCGGTCCTCTATCTTTTCCAGCGGTTGCTTCTTATCCGGCGATTCGTTCGCGTTCCTGATCCAGGCATAAAGCTGTTCGATCGCGAATTCCTTGATTGCCTCGAAATCGGCTCGATCGTCCTTGGTCGCCTCGATCTGATCGACCATGGCTTTCTCGAACCGGGCAAGGCTATCACCCCCGCAGGCCCGGGAAAGACGCAACAATGCCTCATGCAGCATCATCGGGGCGAAACGAGCCGAAGCCTCGAGTCTCAGTTGCTCTAAATGCTCTTGAGTGACGGCTTGGAGCTTTGACATGGACAGCCCTTTCTCTCACACGCATTTCAACGAGAGTTGACCGTGGATGTTCCACTGCGCCTGAACGTCCTTCCGCGCCGGCGAACTACATGAACCAGGTCGCCACCAGTCCCGCGGACGCCGCAAAGACCGCTATGGTCGTCACGCCGCCCAGAATGTTGGTGGCCCTGCTGTTGACCTTGTCGCCCATGATCTTGCGATTGTTGGTCATGATGAGCATGAGAAGCAGCAGAGGTGGCGTCGAAAAACCCTGCACGATGCCGGACCAGACCAAGGCTTTCATCGGGTTGAAGCCAAAGAAATTGAGACCCACCGCCACCAGGGTGATCACTCCCGTCGCGATGTAGAATTTGGGCGCATGCCGGGGCTTGGCGTTCAGGCCATTCTTCCACCCCATGGCCTGCGCGAAATCGAAAGCGGCGCCGGCAGTCATGACCGGCACCGCCAGGAAGCCGACGCCGATCACCCCGGCCGCAAAGAGAATTCCGGCCGCGTCGCCGGCAAGCGGCCGCAGCGCTTCGGCCGCCTGCGCCGCCGTTTCGATCTGGGTATGCCCCGCCTCGTACAGCGTCGATCCGGTCGAAAGGATGATGAAATACATGATCAGGTTGGAAAAGATCATGCCGATCAGGATATCGCGCCGGGACCGGCGGAGTTCACCCTCGGTGGCTCCCTTGCGCTCTTCGAGGCTCGTCCTGCCCTTGGCGATCTCCTCCTCCACCTCCTGATTGGACTGCCAGGTGTAGAGATAGGCGGACAGCGTCGTGCCGATGATGGCGACGATGATGGACAGATATTCGCGGCTGAACTCGATTTTCGGCAGCAAGGTGCCGCGCAGCACCGAGACCACATCCGGCTTGGCGAGCACAGCGGAGACCACATAGGCGAGCAGGGCCAGTGCCAACCATCGGAATATGTTGCGGATTAGCTTGTAGGATCCGAACATCTGCAAGGCAAAAATAATCATCGCGACACCGATGACGACCGAGTTTGAAGGCAGCGGAACGAACAGCACGACAGCCGCCGACATCGCGCCAAGGTCGGCGGCTGCCTCGATCGTGTTGCCGATCAGCACGCCCACCAGCACGGACCACAGCAGCCAACGCGGATAGAAATCGGAAATGACCTTG
Protein-coding regions in this window:
- a CDS encoding catalase, which produces MAKSAHRSVPKSAPMHDQNAARGNGGELHQIAEADTPVLTTALGTPVSDDQNTLRIGERGPSLIEDSHFRDKIFHFDHERIPERVVHARGYGAHGYFETYESLAKYTRADIFQRAGEKTPAFVRFSTVAGNKGSFDLARDVRGFAVKLYTKEGNWDLVGNNIPVFFIQDAIKFPDLIHAAKQEPDRAFPQAQTAHDNFWDFISLMPESMHMVMWIMSDRAIPRSFRFMQGFGVHTFRLVNADDESTFVKFIWKPKLGMQSVIWNEAVKINGADPDFHRRDLWEAIQSGNFPEWELTVQLFDQDFADSFDFDILDATKIIPEEIIEPIPVGRLVLDRMPENFFAETEQVAFMTQNVPPGIDFSNDPLLQGRNFSYLDTQLKRLGSPNFTHIPINAPKCPFAHFQQDGHMAMHNPVGRANYEPNSWGSGPREDPQRGFRSFADAEEGQKVRLRAESFADHYSQARQFFNSQTAPEQRHIAMALTFELSKVQAPAIRERMVAHLLNIDETLATQVADKLGIRNMPDPAETAIPPRDDLPPSPALSIIENGPDSFKGRKVGVLLSDGADTALFEQLRSAIETEGAVMEVIAPKVGGVEAADGTHIEARHMIDGGPSVLFDAVVLLLSEPGAELLVKEAAAKDFVSDAFAHCKFIGFTPGAAPLLAKAGVAADADEGLMRLDSAASANTFVQACRKLRLWAREAAVKL
- a CDS encoding Nramp family divalent metal transporter, with amino-acid sequence MSGAADDAGRSEGERKDGGITRALGLGLITGAADDDCSAIGTYASAGARFGPDLLWTAPVTLPMMYIVVYLSSKLGQVSGRGLFKVISDFYPRWLLWSVLVGVLIGNTIEAAADLGAMSAAVVLFVPLPSNSVVIGVAMIIFALQMFGSYKLIRNIFRWLALALLAYVVSAVLAKPDVVSVLRGTLLPKIEFSREYLSIIVAIIGTTLSAYLYTWQSNQEVEEEIAKGRTSLEERKGATEGELRRSRRDILIGMIFSNLIMYFIILSTGSTLYEAGHTQIETAAQAAEALRPLAGDAAGILFAAGVIGVGFLAVPVMTAGAAFDFAQAMGWKNGLNAKPRHAPKFYIATGVITLVAVGLNFFGFNPMKALVWSGIVQGFSTPPLLLLMLIMTNNRKIMGDKVNSRATNILGGVTTIAVFAASAGLVATWFM